One Aquificaceae bacterium DNA segment encodes these proteins:
- a CDS encoding CDP-alcohol phosphatidyltransferase family protein, with the protein MLSNLPNLLSLIRLTLSPLLLFIPQEYLLLLFLPLALSDALDGFLARKLKAQTELGRVLDPLADKVMLLCGLFVCTFKLHLIPQALLYAVLARDLFLLLGGAILAGRNKSVPQARAPGKAFTFTLSLFILLCLGGFFSEPILWATIIMLFLSWADYFLFGLRALRSQTSSLS; encoded by the coding sequence TTGTTGAGTAATCTACCCAATCTCCTGTCCCTGATTAGACTGACCCTCAGCCCGCTGCTTCTGTTTATTCCACAGGAATATCTCCTTCTTCTCTTCCTTCCCCTTGCCCTTTCTGATGCTCTGGATGGCTTTTTAGCAAGGAAACTCAAGGCTCAGACGGAGCTGGGTAGAGTGCTTGACCCTTTGGCTGACAAGGTGATGCTTCTGTGCGGGCTTTTTGTCTGCACCTTTAAACTCCACCTCATACCCCAGGCACTTCTCTACGCAGTGCTCGCCAGGGATTTGTTTCTCCTCCTGGGGGGTGCCATCCTTGCGGGAAGGAATAAAAGTGTTCCTCAGGCAAGAGCTCCGGGTAAGGCCTTCACCTTTACTCTTTCGCTTTTCATACTTCTCTGTCTGGGCGGTTTTTTCTCTGAGCCTATACTCTGGGCTACCATAATCATGCTTTTTCTTTCATGGGCGGATTATTTCCTGTTTGGGCTCAGAGCCCTCAGAAGTCAAACTTCTTCCTTATCCTGA
- a CDS encoding translocation/assembly module TamB domain-containing protein: MRVVGYLILLLLALYFLLIKPYLVARNIEIELEGVSLSFEEGLSFKSLLIHLPLKHRTIHLFVSGASIRPWSLQAGEFSLIEVSTAPPSDKPFDYDFGPLTELAGRLNLKVDSLYISVNYVLHGESLTLFIPETELRAGKVISTGWTQVYWMHHSDRHDLEVFLHKARTEGSRFILEDAQVRSGLYSFNLRGIWKGREGSFMGEGLIKPIEGKNFLLGRTDIRFSGNISYTSLSADFSGIAERLDIKGRREFRGLRLKGQYLWKWKEKSNLKTVVTDGLTTANVDYSLKDRVLRGEFRGFPVDSKLLGISQRLSALVSGQIDLDLKGELLRLQAYSPIAQVEGQEISGVSLKMDMSYRKEPEGNIDLLVAQPFFLSVKGALSGKDFAGNISLLGYRLTHQDVSATISYSGTLRIQQGQLFSYGRGKLENPIFRDVRPGSADYDLYLEGDGYRVNLTGRGYSLAGGGSLKDRDFSGRLNLENMSLSYEGIQMDSLRGSVKLNLRGEKVLAEGRIEGNISRESLASWTALSFQMEKNGEDLEGNFKGELKDTRILQFSSERGSFEGKVSGGKVYLTFDLQERLRGKGHYDYKKASYSFEGFLKHLQGELAIASNYRLSGKEKDLTLELSGEGKYREISFPLIVNLHMKGERLEGFLRGFTLREGLIGIKVPDIKVYGNREHGNVDAAPLLISIGQEAVSRVEFQRGEYRGRRLLLKGSIYGVLKGRFEFSYDEGPKFFSEGELDLGSLFSIIRSRVLADAEGKVAYTLSYTDTLNFKATSSAITLRSRYLAVPLSGGLDLGFTKDRLSGYVKLLGNQKASILASFTGDSRSGQVSFEVSQLPVLYRGETFRTSLFVSGKGKISSDYRSLNIGGDFHTSGVVNLQGLRGRAGGLSEEYRRVRLDISLTSSEPLRVNLPEGFLYTDLSARIKGSLYEPDYVVNAYFKGGALTYFEKEFFVRRGEVTFTNKESQMDLTITAPTPDYSIIIDLKGNPQYPKAIVRSEPPRDTREVLTTLVLGGAETEGLIPVGGALISQIPQISGLIKDARGMTGLDIKVQVSPTVSPTGEVGVNATVSKDLSQRISVEHRQSTLRNPRETYTGGDVKLTPNTSIGGRLYSDRSQEVRVRIRKKFDF, encoded by the coding sequence TATTTTCTTCTGATAAAGCCCTACCTTGTGGCGAGGAATATAGAGATTGAACTGGAAGGTGTCAGTCTGAGCTTTGAGGAGGGGTTGAGCTTTAAAAGCCTTCTCATACACCTGCCCCTTAAGCACAGGACCATTCATCTCTTTGTCTCTGGAGCATCTATCAGACCCTGGAGCCTCCAGGCGGGTGAGTTTAGCCTGATAGAGGTCTCAACCGCCCCACCATCTGACAAGCCCTTTGACTATGACTTTGGACCTCTTACAGAGCTTGCAGGTAGACTCAATCTGAAGGTAGATAGCCTCTACATATCGGTAAACTATGTCCTTCACGGGGAGAGTCTTACCCTTTTTATACCGGAAACCGAATTGAGGGCGGGGAAGGTTATTTCTACTGGCTGGACGCAGGTCTACTGGATGCACCACTCTGACAGGCATGACCTTGAGGTTTTTCTTCACAAAGCACGCACGGAAGGAAGCAGGTTCATACTGGAGGATGCCCAGGTCAGAAGTGGGCTCTACAGTTTTAACCTGAGAGGGATATGGAAGGGAAGAGAGGGGAGCTTTATGGGAGAGGGGCTCATAAAGCCTATAGAAGGCAAAAACTTCCTTCTTGGCAGAACAGATATAAGGTTTTCTGGAAACATAAGCTACACCAGCTTAAGTGCTGATTTTTCAGGGATTGCAGAGAGGCTTGATATAAAGGGTAGGAGAGAGTTCAGGGGTCTCAGGCTAAAGGGACAATACCTCTGGAAATGGAAGGAAAAAAGTAATCTGAAAACGGTTGTGACAGATGGGCTTACCACGGCAAATGTTGACTATTCTCTCAAAGACAGAGTTCTCCGTGGGGAGTTTAGAGGCTTTCCTGTGGATAGTAAACTTCTTGGCATAAGCCAGCGGTTGTCTGCCCTTGTCAGCGGCCAGATTGACCTTGACCTGAAGGGAGAACTTCTGAGACTTCAGGCTTACTCACCCATTGCTCAGGTGGAGGGTCAGGAAATAAGTGGTGTGAGCCTTAAAATGGATATGAGTTATAGAAAAGAGCCAGAGGGAAACATTGACCTTTTAGTGGCTCAGCCCTTTTTCCTTTCTGTAAAGGGTGCCCTCTCTGGTAAGGATTTTGCAGGAAATATCAGCCTTCTGGGATACAGACTCACGCATCAGGATGTGTCTGCCACCATTTCCTACAGCGGGACCCTGAGAATCCAGCAGGGTCAGCTCTTTAGCTACGGAAGGGGTAAGCTGGAGAACCCTATTTTTAGGGATGTAAGACCCGGTAGCGCAGATTACGACCTTTACCTTGAGGGGGATGGCTACAGGGTAAACCTCACTGGAAGGGGTTATTCTCTCGCAGGAGGAGGTTCTCTAAAGGACAGAGATTTTTCCGGCAGGCTTAACCTCGAGAACATGAGCCTTTCCTACGAGGGTATTCAGATGGACTCCCTGAGGGGAAGCGTAAAGCTAAATCTCAGGGGTGAAAAGGTGTTGGCGGAGGGCAGGATTGAGGGCAACATCTCAAGGGAAAGCCTGGCCTCCTGGACTGCACTGTCCTTTCAAATGGAAAAGAATGGCGAAGATTTAGAGGGCAATTTCAAAGGTGAGCTCAAAGACACCAGAATACTCCAGTTTTCCTCCGAGAGAGGCAGCTTTGAGGGAAAAGTGAGTGGAGGAAAGGTATACTTGACTTTTGACCTGCAGGAAAGGCTGAGAGGTAAAGGTCATTACGATTATAAAAAGGCCTCCTACAGCTTTGAGGGCTTTCTCAAACATCTTCAGGGGGAGCTTGCCATAGCATCCAACTATCGTCTGAGTGGTAAGGAAAAGGACCTGACCCTTGAGCTGTCAGGTGAGGGAAAATACAGAGAAATCAGCTTCCCTCTCATTGTCAATCTTCACATGAAAGGGGAAAGGCTTGAAGGTTTTCTGAGGGGCTTTACTCTTAGAGAAGGTCTAATCGGTATCAAGGTTCCAGACATAAAAGTATACGGAAACCGGGAACATGGAAACGTAGATGCTGCACCTCTCCTCATAAGCATTGGACAGGAGGCAGTCTCAAGGGTGGAATTTCAGAGGGGTGAATACAGAGGCAGAAGGCTTTTACTTAAAGGAAGCATATACGGTGTTCTCAAGGGACGGTTTGAGTTCTCCTACGATGAGGGTCCAAAGTTCTTCTCAGAGGGTGAGCTGGACCTTGGCAGTCTCTTCTCCATAATAAGGAGCAGGGTGCTCGCAGATGCAGAAGGTAAGGTGGCTTACACGCTCTCCTACACAGATACTCTGAACTTCAAGGCAACCTCCAGTGCAATCACTCTGAGGTCCAGATATCTTGCAGTGCCCCTGTCAGGCGGGCTCGACCTTGGTTTCACAAAGGACAGGCTTTCAGGCTATGTAAAACTGCTGGGCAACCAGAAGGCTTCAATTCTTGCCAGCTTTACCGGCGATAGCAGGTCTGGTCAAGTCAGCTTTGAAGTCTCACAACTGCCAGTTCTTTACAGGGGAGAGACCTTCAGAACCAGCCTTTTTGTCTCAGGAAAAGGAAAAATAAGCTCCGACTACAGGAGTCTTAACATAGGGGGCGACTTCCATACCTCTGGGGTAGTTAACCTGCAGGGACTCAGGGGAAGGGCTGGAGGACTATCCGAAGAATACAGAAGAGTAAGGCTTGACATCTCACTTACATCATCCGAACCTTTGAGGGTAAATCTCCCAGAGGGCTTTCTCTATACTGACCTGTCGGCAAGGATAAAGGGAAGTCTCTATGAACCTGATTATGTGGTTAACGCTTATTTTAAAGGAGGAGCACTTACATACTTTGAAAAAGAATTTTTTGTCAGAAGGGGTGAGGTGACCTTTACAAATAAAGAAAGCCAGATGGACCTAACCATAACTGCGCCAACCCCTGATTACAGCATAATAATTGACCTGAAGGGAAACCCACAGTATCCAAAGGCAATAGTCAGGTCAGAACCTCCGAGGGATACGAGAGAGGTGCTCACCACTCTTGTTCTTGGAGGTGCAGAGACAGAGGGTCTTATACCGGTGGGGGGAGCTCTTATAAGCCAGATACCGCAGATCAGCGGTCTTATAAAAGATGCGAGGGGTATGACAGGGCTTGACATAAAGGTCCAGGTATCTCCCACCGTATCCCCTACGGGAGAGGTGGGGGTGAACGCAACAGTCTCCAAAGATTTAAGCCAGAGAATATCCGTGGAGCACAGACAGAGCACTCTGAGAAATCCCAGAGAGACTTACACAGGTGGAGATGTAAAGCTTACGCCCAATACATCCATAGGTGGAAGGCTTTACTCAGACAGGTCTCAGGAGGTCAGGGTCAGGATAAGGAAGAAGTTTGACTTCTGA